In a single window of the Cucumis melo cultivar AY chromosome 11, USDA_Cmelo_AY_1.0, whole genome shotgun sequence genome:
- the LOC103497676 gene encoding auxin-responsive protein SAUR36-like, which translates to MKKLRRFKLRKRLILFSRWFGRNIRPMTSLSSARYYRLSQGDSLKEPKLSSKLLSWGRQLSFLRQRVSSEEKPDLVPKGQLAVYVGESGGGLSRVLVPVVYFKHKLFIELLREAEEEYGFRHEKGITLPCGYSEFERIQTKIRDCGRSWPRWRSSGSCCSPEGDDVDLWRLLEL; encoded by the coding sequence atgaaaaaGCTCCGACGCTTTAAGCTTCGAAAGCGTCTTATTCTTTTCTCGAGGTGGTTTGGTCGAAATATTCGACCGATGACATCGTTGTCATCGGCTAGATACTACAGACTGAGCCAGGGTGACTCGTTGAAAGAACCCAAGTTGTCGTCAAAGCTCCTCAGTTGGGGTCGTCAGCTGAGTTTTCTTCGACAACGTGTGTCGAGCGAGGAGAAGCCTGACCTAGTGCCGAAAGGTCAGTTGGCGGTGTATGTTGGAGAAAGCGGAGGAGGGTTGAGTCGGGTTTTGGTGCCGGTGGTGTATTTCAAACACAAGCTTTTCATTGAGCTACTAAGGGAGGCGGAGGAGGAATATGGGTTTAGACATGAGAAAGGGATTACTTTGCCTTGTGGGTATTCGGAGTTTGAGAGGATTCAGACTAAGATTAGAGATTGTGGACGGAGTTGGCCGCGGTGGAGGAGCTCCGGCAGCTGCTGCTCGCCGGAGGGGGATGATGTTGATTTGTGGAGGCTCTTGGAACTTTGA
- the LOC103497675 gene encoding UDP-glycosyltransferase 75C1-like produces MTEPHVLLVALATHGHFNPGLHLANILSHGGLHVTFATSSSVLCRLPKLPSSPRLSFAFFSDGQEDGFKPGNDVVPFLSQFELQASRAIHDIILKSKASGKPISFVLYSLLTPWMANVARSFDLPAALFWNQSAAVFAIYYHFFNGYREVIQNCFSHPCININLPGLPSLNSKQLPSLCNPANSNSFVLKLFESHFQVLKQEPHLKILINSFEELEHDVFRANNMANLIPIGPVLPTKTIEQLNNEKNLGAFKVTPISCSPPNSRDESKYYTWLNSKPKSSVVYVSFGSIAAVSKAQLEEIGRALLDYGGEFLWVMRKMAHGNEKDMLSCLDELEAKGKVVAWCSQLEVLSNPAIGCFLTHCGWNSSMESLVCGVPVVAFPQWTDQGTNAKIIEDMSKSGVKLRVNENGIVERGEIKKCLEMVMGEGDKGEGFRRNAKKWKELANKATTKGGSSYVNIRNFIDHL; encoded by the coding sequence ATGACAGAACCTCACGTCCTATTGGTAGCATTAGCCACACACGGCCATTTCAATCCAGGCCTCCACTTAGCCAACATCCTCTCCCACGGCGGCCTCCACGTGACCTTTGCCACCTCCTCCTCTGTCCTCTGCCGTCTCCCGAAACTCCCCTCCTCCCCACGCCTCTCCTTTGCCTTCTTCTCCGACGGCCAAGAGGACGGTTTCAAACCCGGCAATGACGTCGTCCCATTTCTCTCTCAATTTGAGCTCCAAGCCTCCAGAGCCATCCATGATATCATCCTCAAATCCAAAGCCAGCGGAAAGCCAATCTCTTTCGTTCTTTACTCTTTGCTCACTCCGTGGATGGCCAATGTCGCCCGCTCATTCGACCTCCCGGCCGCTCTTTTCTGGAATCAATCCGCTGCTGTTTTCGCGATTTACTATCATTTCTTCAATGGCTACAGAGAAGTTATTCAAAATTGCTTCTCTCATCCTTGTATTAATATTAACTTGCCTGGCCTTCCTTCATTGAACTCTAAACAACTTCCTTCCTTATGCAACCCAGCAAACTCCAACTCTTTTGTTCTAAAACTCTTTGAATCCCATTTTCAAGTCCTAAAACAAGAACCccacttgaaaattttgatcaaCTCTTTCGAAGAGCTCGAACACGACGTTTTTAGAGCTAATAACATGGCGAATTTAATCCCCATTGGACCCGTATTGCCCACCAAAACTATCGAGCAActgaataatgaaaaaaatttagGTGCATTCAAGGTCACACCCATAAGTTGCAGTCCACCCAACAGTCGAGATGAATCTAAGTATTATACGTGGCTGAATTCAAAGCCGAAATCTTCAGTGGTGTACGTGTCGTTTGGAAGCATTGCGGCAGTATCAAAGGCGCAATTGGAGGAGATTGGGAGAGCGTTGTTGGATTATGGTGGAGAGTTTTTGTGGGTGATGAGGAAAATGGCTCatgggaatgaaaaagacatgtTGAGCTGCCTAGATGAGCTAGAGGCCAAAGGGAAGGTAGTTGCATGGTGTTCGCAATTGGAGGTGTTGTCGAATCCAGCAATTGGGTGTTTCTTGACACATTGTGGGTGGAATTCTTCAATGGAAAGTCTCGTGTGCGGGGTGCCGGTGGTGGCGTTTCCACAATGGACGGACCAAGGGACCAATGCCAAGATTATTGAAGACATGTCTAAGAGTGGAGTGAAGTTGAGAGTGAATGAAAATGGCATTGTTGAGAGAGGAGAGATCAAGAAATGCTTGGAGATGGTCATGGGGGAGGGAGATAAAGGGGAAGGTTTTAGAAGGAATGCTAAGAAATGGAAGGAGTTGGCCAATAAAGCTACCACTAAGGGAGGTTCTTCCTATGTCAACATTAGAAATTTTATAGATCATCTTTAA